A window of the Bacillus sp. A301a_S52 genome harbors these coding sequences:
- the blaR1 gene encoding BlaR1 family beta-lactam sensor/signal transducer — translation MTLHHIFMSIGLSSMTVLAIFLVRKIGHKHLSEKWRYHLWFLLIVVLTLPFIPLNVTSLIHEPFQFEQTSTPFISTQPTANEESTNGNWMNDFSMAVSRFDDTLIHVGLIFIWIIGMVCFAVSTLATTIKLSRIIRTAKAIERESVTKILKECMGELELSKKPIVLESSSIQTPMTFGLFKTYLLLPKGIDTYLSHDELKYVFLHELYHYKSHHIKVNYVFMLYQIIYWFHPFVWKAFKEMRLDREMACDVAVLRMLDQSEYKKYGHTLIKFAERDSLPAFSFSTNQLYGTSKHLKRRIIHIAAFNKKSRGQTLKSITIFILVGLFVMAQAPILTAAVVSNDHYNFYHTNTDLKDWSSHFGSYEGSFVLYSKRDDDFQIYDLEKSLLRVSPNSTYKPYSALMALESGVITTDETALEWQGETYHYEAWNQNHHLQSAMENSVTWYFQDLDRQLQTDTIQGYLNDLNYGNKDISGGIEAFWLESSLSISAIEQVELLRDFYTNTFNFNENNVEFVKGVLQLEENANGSLFGKTGTGIVNGQAINGWFIGFLETEDDTYFFAANIHNSDNSTGSEAAEITLSILKSEGLY, via the coding sequence ATGACATTACACCATATATTCATGTCTATCGGTCTATCGTCTATGACGGTACTGGCGATTTTTTTAGTAAGAAAAATAGGTCATAAACATTTATCGGAAAAGTGGCGTTATCATTTATGGTTCTTACTGATAGTGGTGCTTACGCTTCCGTTCATCCCTTTGAATGTAACCTCGCTCATCCATGAGCCGTTTCAGTTCGAACAGACCAGTACGCCATTTATTTCTACTCAGCCCACTGCTAATGAGGAGTCGACTAATGGCAATTGGATGAATGATTTTTCTATGGCAGTAAGCCGCTTCGATGATACGTTAATCCATGTCGGGCTCATTTTTATTTGGATCATTGGCATGGTGTGTTTTGCCGTATCTACACTTGCCACGACGATTAAGTTATCTCGTATTATCAGGACGGCAAAAGCAATCGAACGTGAGAGTGTCACAAAGATACTTAAAGAATGTATGGGCGAACTGGAGTTGTCGAAAAAACCGATCGTTTTAGAATCGTCATCTATTCAAACACCGATGACATTTGGATTATTCAAAACGTATCTTCTATTGCCAAAAGGGATCGATACGTATTTATCTCATGACGAACTTAAATATGTGTTTCTTCACGAGCTTTACCACTATAAAAGCCACCACATTAAAGTCAATTATGTGTTTATGCTTTATCAAATTATTTATTGGTTTCATCCTTTTGTGTGGAAGGCGTTTAAAGAAATGCGACTTGATAGAGAAATGGCCTGTGATGTAGCTGTATTACGAATGTTAGATCAGTCCGAATATAAAAAATATGGTCACACGCTTATCAAGTTTGCAGAGCGGGATTCTCTACCTGCCTTTTCGTTTTCAACGAATCAATTATATGGCACGAGCAAGCACCTAAAGAGACGGATTATTCATATTGCTGCCTTTAATAAAAAATCTAGAGGTCAGACGTTGAAAAGCATCACTATTTTTATATTGGTAGGGCTATTTGTTATGGCTCAAGCACCTATTTTAACGGCGGCGGTAGTTTCTAACGATCATTATAATTTTTATCACACTAATACGGACTTAAAGGATTGGAGCAGTCATTTCGGTTCATACGAAGGCAGTTTTGTCCTGTATAGTAAACGTGACGATGACTTCCAAATTTACGATTTAGAAAAAAGCCTTCTGCGTGTGTCACCCAATTCGACTTATAAACCATACTCTGCCTTAATGGCATTAGAATCAGGAGTTATTACGACTGATGAGACAGCGTTAGAATGGCAGGGTGAGACGTATCATTATGAGGCGTGGAATCAAAATCATCATTTGCAATCCGCAATGGAGAACTCAGTCACATGGTATTTTCAAGACTTAGACAGGCAATTACAAACGGACACCATCCAAGGATATTTAAATGACCTGAACTATGGAAATAAAGATATATCAGGAGGTATAGAGGCGTTTTGGTTAGAATCTTCTTTAAGTATTTCAGCAATCGAGCAGGTTGAGTTGCTTCGAGATTTTTATACAAATACATTTAACTTTAACGAGAACAATGTAGAATTTGTTAAAGGGGTGCTACAATTAGAAGAGAACGCTAACGGATCGCTGTTTGGAAAAACAGGGACAGGCATTGTTAACGGACAAGCCATTAACGGCTGGTTTATCGGTTTTTTAGAAACGGAAGATGATACTTACTTTTTCGCAGCTAACATACACAACAGTGATAATTCGACCGGTAGCGAGGCCGCCGAGATTACCCTATCGATTTTGAAAAGTGAAGGCCTATATTAA
- the blaI gene encoding penicillinase repressor BlaI, giving the protein MTKGLPNISEAEWEVMKVLWKHGPQTANQVIETIQKQAEWKPKTIRTLLDRLTKKKVVGVNTDKKVYVFFSLYSEEECKKAEAQSFIKKIYGGALKPMLVQFIEDDSLTKEEIEELRTILDQKENKK; this is encoded by the coding sequence ATGACTAAGGGATTGCCAAATATATCTGAAGCAGAATGGGAAGTAATGAAAGTCCTTTGGAAACATGGTCCACAGACTGCTAATCAAGTCATTGAGACCATACAAAAACAAGCAGAGTGGAAGCCTAAAACGATCAGAACACTTCTAGATCGCTTAACGAAGAAGAAAGTAGTCGGGGTTAATACAGACAAAAAAGTGTATGTTTTCTTTTCCTTATACTCCGAAGAAGAATGTAAAAAGGCTGAAGCGCAGTCTTTTATAAAGAAAATCTATGGAGGCGCTCTTAAACCGATGCTAGTTCAATTCATTGAAGATGATTCGCTTACAAAAGAAGAAATTGAAGAGCTACGAACGATTCTTGATCAAAAGGAGAATAAAAAATAA
- the katG gene encoding catalase/peroxidase HPI, with protein MDYKDYENLEKCPFHGSTTSNQPKATSNKDWWPSALNLNILQQHDLKPNPMDEGFDYTEEFQKLDYYALKEDLKNLMTDSQDWWPADYGHYGPFFIRMSWHAAGTYRIGDGRGGGGNGSQRFAPLNSWPDNASLDKARRLLWPIKQKYGNKISWADLLVLAGNVAIEDMGGPVIGFGAGRPDIWHPEEDINWGSETEWLTGDKRYSGDRELDKPLAAAEMGLIYVNPEGPDGKPDPIAAAHDIRATFARMGMNDEETVALIAGGHTFGKAHGAGDASHVSAEPEAAPIELQGLAWQSTYGSGKGRDTITSGIEGAWTANPTQWDNGFFDLLFENEWWLTKSPAGAWQWHIVDPDEKDLAPDAEDPSKKVPTMMLTTDLALRHDPEYEKIARRFHKNPEEFADAFGRAWFKLLHRDMGPKVRYLGPEVPEKDFIWQDPVPTGHYELTESDIATLKEKILDSGLTVSELVKTAWASASTFRASDMRGGANGARIRLAPQKDWEANEPEQLEKALTVLENIQNQFDKEVSLADLIVLAGSAAVEKAAQDAGFDVTVPFNPGRGDATVEQTDVENFEVLEPYADGFRNYQKKQFSVSPEELLVDKAQLLDLTAPEMTVLIGGLRVLGANYGDTKHGVFTNQVGTLTNDFFVNLLDMGIEWKSSGENLYEGRDRKTGEVVRTATRVDLVFGSNAILRSLAEVYAQDDNKEKFVRDFITAWVKIMDADRFDLRVNKKAELAEN; from the coding sequence ATGGATTACAAAGATTACGAGAATCTTGAAAAATGCCCGTTTCACGGAAGTACAACAAGCAATCAGCCTAAAGCTACCTCAAATAAAGACTGGTGGCCAAGTGCACTGAATTTGAATATTTTGCAACAGCACGATCTCAAACCGAATCCAATGGATGAAGGTTTTGACTACACGGAAGAATTTCAAAAGCTTGATTATTATGCATTAAAGGAAGATCTTAAAAACCTTATGACTGACAGCCAAGATTGGTGGCCTGCTGACTACGGTCATTACGGACCATTTTTTATTCGTATGTCTTGGCATGCAGCTGGTACGTATCGAATTGGAGACGGCCGTGGTGGCGGTGGCAATGGTTCTCAACGCTTTGCCCCTCTTAACAGCTGGCCTGACAATGCGAGTCTTGATAAAGCACGTCGTTTATTATGGCCGATCAAACAGAAGTACGGTAACAAAATATCTTGGGCTGACCTTCTCGTTCTAGCAGGTAATGTGGCGATTGAAGATATGGGAGGTCCAGTCATCGGTTTTGGTGCCGGACGCCCTGATATATGGCATCCAGAAGAAGATATTAATTGGGGTTCTGAAACAGAATGGCTTACTGGTGATAAGCGTTATTCAGGCGATCGTGAGCTTGATAAACCGCTTGCTGCCGCAGAAATGGGGCTCATTTATGTTAACCCTGAAGGTCCAGACGGTAAACCGGATCCAATTGCAGCTGCCCACGACATTCGTGCTACCTTCGCCCGCATGGGAATGAACGATGAAGAAACAGTGGCACTTATCGCAGGTGGACATACTTTTGGTAAGGCGCACGGTGCTGGCGATGCTTCACATGTTAGTGCAGAGCCAGAAGCAGCTCCAATCGAATTACAAGGATTAGCTTGGCAAAGCACATACGGTTCCGGTAAAGGACGAGATACTATCACGAGTGGTATTGAAGGTGCTTGGACTGCTAATCCTACTCAGTGGGATAATGGTTTCTTCGATTTATTATTTGAAAATGAGTGGTGGCTTACTAAAAGCCCTGCAGGTGCATGGCAATGGCACATTGTAGACCCTGATGAGAAAGATCTTGCACCAGATGCTGAAGATCCGTCCAAAAAAGTACCAACGATGATGTTAACAACTGATTTAGCTTTGCGTCATGATCCAGAATATGAAAAAATCGCCCGTCGTTTCCACAAGAATCCAGAGGAATTTGCGGATGCCTTCGGTCGCGCATGGTTCAAATTATTACACCGTGATATGGGGCCTAAAGTAAGATATTTAGGACCTGAAGTGCCAGAAAAAGATTTCATTTGGCAAGATCCTGTCCCAACAGGTCATTATGAATTAACAGAGTCAGATATTGCAACACTTAAAGAAAAAATCCTTGATTCTGGCTTAACAGTGAGCGAGCTTGTGAAAACGGCTTGGGCTTCTGCAAGCACATTCCGTGCCTCTGACATGCGTGGAGGTGCCAATGGAGCACGTATCCGCCTTGCCCCACAGAAAGATTGGGAGGCTAACGAACCAGAGCAATTGGAAAAAGCGTTAACTGTGTTGGAAAATATCCAAAATCAGTTTGATAAAGAAGTGAGCTTGGCAGACCTCATCGTACTAGCTGGTAGTGCTGCAGTAGAAAAAGCTGCCCAAGATGCAGGTTTTGATGTAACAGTTCCATTCAATCCTGGTCGTGGCGATGCAACAGTAGAACAAACAGATGTAGAGAATTTTGAGGTACTTGAGCCTTATGCAGACGGCTTCCGCAACTATCAGAAGAAGCAATTCAGTGTAAGTCCAGAAGAGCTTCTCGTTGATAAAGCTCAGTTATTGGATCTTACAGCACCAGAAATGACTGTTTTAATTGGTGGATTGCGTGTGCTTGGTGCTAACTATGGTGATACGAAGCACGGTGTCTTCACAAATCAAGTTGGAACGCTTACGAACGATTTCTTTGTCAATCTTCTCGACATGGGGATTGAATGGAAATCTTCAGGTGAAAACTTATATGAAGGACGGGACCGCAAAACAGGTGAAGTCGTTCGCACTGCAACAAGAGTGGATCTTGTGTTCGGTTCTAACGCTATCCTTCGTTCCCTTGCAGAAGTTTATGCGCAAGATGACAACAAAGAAAAGTTTGTCCGTGACTTTATCACAGCTTGGGTGAAAATAATGGATGCTGATCGTTTTGACTTAAGAGTTAACAAAAAAGCTGAATTAGCAGAAAATTAA
- a CDS encoding alpha/beta fold hydrolase, whose amino-acid sequence MHIIRQALLGLTIFVLVFTIAITPDVQAQEVETANIDFDKPIVLVHGIGGAGYNFYSIERKLRSIGYNSADIYAIDFRDRSGNNFRNSRELRDFIETILENYDVDEVNIIAHSMGGANTLRYLTQLGGADNVDKVITLGGANRLGASSVPNGVDFTSIYSSSDLIVSNSLSRISGANNIHVIGVTHLGLLSNNRVQNLIVEALEN is encoded by the coding sequence ATGCACATTATACGACAAGCACTTTTAGGACTTACCATTTTTGTACTAGTATTTACTATCGCCATCACCCCTGACGTTCAAGCACAAGAAGTAGAAACAGCAAATATTGATTTTGACAAGCCGATTGTGCTCGTTCATGGAATAGGAGGAGCAGGTTACAATTTTTATAGTATTGAACGAAAATTAAGAAGTATTGGCTATAATAGCGCAGATATATATGCGATTGATTTTCGGGATCGTTCTGGTAATAATTTTAGAAATTCTCGTGAATTAAGGGATTTTATTGAGACTATTCTTGAAAATTATGATGTGGATGAAGTAAACATCATTGCTCACAGTATGGGAGGAGCAAACACGTTACGTTATCTAACTCAACTCGGTGGTGCAGATAACGTCGACAAAGTCATTACATTAGGAGGGGCCAATCGTTTGGGAGCCAGTTCCGTTCCGAATGGTGTAGATTTCACATCCATCTATAGTAGTTCTGATCTCATCGTTTCCAATAGCTTGTCACGCATTAGCGGGGCGAACAACATTCATGTTATAGGCGTCACCCATCTTGGCCTTTTAAGTAATAACCGAGTGCAAAACTTGATTGTAGAAGCATTGGAAAATTAA
- a CDS encoding TetR/AcrR family transcriptional regulator translates to MDKNIYYTILRLFSKKGPTFTTDDLARELSTSKRTIYTLFKNKKDLINKTIDFIFIDIKKSDQLILTNNSLSLEEKVDQFFKNIPTMYNVGLLLKHGDDLQKYDPSLWKKVNHHLDTIWDDLFLVLEKEISHVQLILLKTMLDETLRRLLNQDFIAKNKITFEDTMVELGNVILYGFVKNK, encoded by the coding sequence ATTGATAAGAACATTTACTATACTATCCTTCGTCTCTTTTCAAAAAAAGGACCAACATTTACAACGGATGACTTGGCCCGTGAATTATCGACGAGTAAACGTACCATTTACACTTTATTTAAAAATAAAAAAGATCTTATAAATAAAACAATCGACTTCATTTTTATCGATATAAAGAAAAGTGATCAACTAATCCTCACTAATAATTCCCTATCCTTAGAAGAAAAAGTGGATCAATTTTTCAAAAACATACCGACAATGTATAATGTCGGCCTATTGTTAAAGCATGGAGATGACTTACAAAAATACGACCCTTCATTGTGGAAGAAAGTGAACCATCATTTGGACACTATTTGGGATGACTTATTTTTAGTTTTAGAGAAAGAGATAAGCCACGTACAGCTTATCCTTTTAAAAACAATGTTAGACGAAACCTTACGGCGTTTACTTAACCAAGATTTTATTGCTAAAAATAAAATCACCTTTGAAGATACTATGGTCGAACTAGGCAATGTCATTCTCTATGGATTTGTTAAAAATAAGTAG
- a CDS encoding GNAT family N-acetyltransferase, whose protein sequence is MIKDIRIVKASAESTIGGKLNIMALSSMASSIVCSNDLTIKEDTLMKMWRTRNNRFSHEFAYEAKQGANTLGILTCYPSQTMNKLAFPTLWEIIKIRRLSLVPYALKNLRSLFKIVTLKEVENDEFHVGSIAMLPESRGMGVGKQLLSKAEELAIKQSHSKISLTVREDNDKARQLYEKIGYKVVNKLNGGPVNLYRMVKDL, encoded by the coding sequence ATGATAAAGGATATCCGAATTGTTAAAGCTTCTGCCGAGTCAACGATTGGTGGTAAATTAAATATTATGGCGCTTTCGAGCATGGCCTCTTCCATTGTCTGTTCAAATGATTTGACAATTAAAGAAGACACATTGATGAAAATGTGGCGTACACGAAATAACCGATTTAGTCATGAATTTGCGTATGAGGCAAAACAAGGCGCGAACACATTAGGGATTCTAACGTGCTACCCATCTCAGACTATGAATAAGTTGGCCTTTCCTACTCTATGGGAAATCATAAAAATTAGAAGGTTAAGTCTGGTACCGTATGCTTTAAAAAACCTTCGCTCTCTGTTTAAAATAGTGACATTGAAAGAAGTAGAGAACGATGAATTTCACGTTGGTTCTATTGCAATGCTTCCTGAAAGTCGAGGAATGGGGGTTGGAAAACAGCTTTTGTCCAAAGCGGAAGAACTTGCTATCAAACAATCCCATTCCAAAATATCCCTTACAGTTAGAGAGGACAATGACAAGGCACGACAATTATATGAGAAAATTGGGTATAAAGTGGTCAATAAACTAAATGGAGGACCTGTTAATCTGTATCGCATGGTAAAAGACTTATGA